In the Ensifer adhaerens genome, one interval contains:
- a CDS encoding DMT family transporter, translating to METLFVPLALVAGGLLAVQAGANAQLSKAVGSPFAATTLQLAIGTGLLFFVTLFTGTVAVLAAVPEAEWWHLVGGTASAVYVVSTIVLFPRLGAVVSVGLFIAGQMLASLALDSFGLLGVTQIRLRAGAAIGTLVVLIGVGMIVFGQGGKDNLKADKLGWIALALTAGAVLPVQGAVNALLRHDLGGAPFAVGAVSFFVATLAMAAVMLVGLAGQKAPRPNIGGVQAMPWWGWLGGLAGATYVTTVFTAIPVIGAAAAVGFTVAGQQVASVFVDRYGWFRLPQRPVSGLRLAGVVLLLAGVALIKLV from the coding sequence ATGGAGACCCTGTTCGTTCCATTGGCTCTGGTTGCCGGTGGTCTGCTCGCAGTTCAGGCGGGCGCCAACGCACAACTTTCAAAGGCTGTCGGGTCGCCGTTTGCGGCCACCACGCTCCAGCTCGCGATCGGCACCGGCCTTCTGTTTTTCGTCACCCTGTTTACCGGAACAGTTGCCGTTCTCGCCGCGGTTCCAGAGGCCGAGTGGTGGCATCTCGTCGGAGGTACCGCCTCGGCGGTTTACGTCGTTTCGACGATCGTTCTCTTTCCCCGACTAGGTGCCGTCGTTTCCGTCGGGCTCTTTATCGCCGGGCAGATGCTTGCGTCCCTTGCGCTCGATAGCTTCGGTCTGCTTGGTGTGACGCAAATCAGGCTTCGCGCTGGAGCCGCGATCGGCACGCTCGTCGTGCTCATCGGGGTCGGCATGATCGTTTTCGGCCAAGGCGGAAAGGATAACCTCAAGGCCGACAAGCTTGGATGGATCGCCCTGGCGCTGACCGCCGGCGCGGTCCTCCCGGTCCAGGGCGCCGTCAACGCGCTTCTGCGCCACGATCTCGGTGGTGCGCCGTTTGCCGTGGGCGCGGTTTCGTTCTTCGTCGCAACGCTCGCCATGGCAGCGGTGATGCTTGTCGGGCTCGCCGGACAGAAGGCACCCCGCCCGAATATCGGCGGCGTGCAGGCCATGCCCTGGTGGGGCTGGCTCGGTGGCCTTGCCGGCGCTACCTATGTCACCACGGTGTTTACCGCAATCCCCGTGATCGGCGCGGCCGCAGCGGTCGGCTTTACCGTCGCCGGTCAGCAGGTCGCGAGTGTCTTCGTCGATCGCTACGGTTGGTTCCGTCTCCCGCAGCGGCCGGTGTCGGGACTGCGCCTCGCCGGGGTGGTGCTGTTGCTTGCGGGTGTCGCGCTCATCAAACTCGTATGA
- a CDS encoding ABC transporter ATP-binding protein, whose protein sequence is MEPVVQFENVRKSFGSFVAVDNLNLNIERGKFVTLLGPSGCGKSTTLRMLGGFETPTSGRILLSGRDVTKVPPNRRNVNIVFQDYALFPHMTVAKNIAFGLELKGVDNRQIQKRVSELLELVQLQDFAGRLPSELSGGQRQRVALMRALAPDPDVLLLDEPLSALDAKLRQTMQVELKAIQEQTGKTFMFVTHDQEEALTMSDTIVVMNNGRIEQMGDPASLYKRPGSAFVATFLGETNLLRSDVVGTEAGEAAVRWNGMTIKASAGALSPKAGDAIYVVLRPEAIQCSAQEPGVANRIRGRIRQRVFKGNHTSLKVEIGEGHLLNALVHPSEVERLSRDDIWVGWSSEATTLIPARNAA, encoded by the coding sequence ATGGAACCGGTAGTTCAGTTCGAAAATGTCAGAAAGAGCTTCGGCAGCTTCGTCGCCGTCGACAATCTCAACCTCAACATAGAGCGCGGCAAGTTCGTCACGCTGCTCGGCCCATCCGGCTGCGGCAAGTCGACGACGCTGCGTATGCTCGGCGGGTTCGAAACACCCACGAGCGGCCGCATTCTGCTCTCCGGCCGCGACGTGACAAAGGTTCCGCCGAACCGGCGCAACGTCAACATCGTATTCCAGGACTACGCGCTGTTTCCGCACATGACGGTCGCGAAGAACATTGCCTTCGGCCTGGAACTGAAGGGGGTCGACAACAGGCAGATCCAGAAGCGCGTATCGGAACTTCTTGAACTCGTGCAACTGCAGGATTTCGCAGGCCGCCTTCCGTCCGAACTTTCGGGCGGCCAGCGCCAGCGCGTCGCGCTGATGCGGGCGCTGGCGCCCGATCCTGACGTGCTCCTGCTGGATGAGCCGCTTTCGGCCCTCGATGCGAAGCTGCGCCAGACCATGCAGGTCGAGCTCAAGGCGATCCAGGAGCAGACCGGCAAGACCTTCATGTTCGTGACCCACGATCAGGAAGAGGCGCTCACCATGTCGGATACGATCGTGGTCATGAACAATGGCCGGATCGAGCAGATGGGCGACCCGGCGAGCCTCTACAAGCGGCCCGGTTCCGCCTTCGTCGCGACCTTCCTCGGCGAAACCAATCTGTTGCGCTCAGATGTCGTGGGCACGGAAGCTGGCGAGGCCGCAGTGCGGTGGAACGGCATGACGATCAAGGCGTCGGCCGGCGCGCTGTCTCCCAAGGCAGGCGATGCGATCTATGTCGTCCTGCGGCCGGAAGCGATCCAATGTTCGGCGCAGGAACCGGGCGTCGCCAACCGGATCCGGGGGCGCATCCGCCAGCGCGTTTTCAAGGGCAACCACACATCGCTCAAGGTCGAGATCGGCGAGGGACATCTGCTCAACGCGCTCGTTCATCCAAGCGAGGTGGAACGCCTCAGCCGCGACGACATCTGGGTTGGCTGGTCGTCCGAAGCGACCACGCTCATCCCTGCCCGCAACGCGGCTTAG
- a CDS encoding LysR substrate-binding domain-containing protein, protein MKRAPNLRQIEALKAVIECGTVSRAAEILHISQPAVSKLLAHLEEDTELALFDRVKGRLIPSEHGMRLYKEIDRVFAGIKQIERAVDLIRREELGQISVGVMPALSGPFISHTNKRFLARHGDAYISVVIRSSQFIVEWLLSKQVDIGLINRNTDNPYIECVPLRGGDLVCIAPAGHRFAAKQEVEPADIDGEPYIGFAADNRIRQKIESTLDGYGTRLNYIMDATLAPAVCEMVANGLGIAIVDPVFAYGQRDQITIRPFRPNIASDLSLCWLRDTKNRHLVDAYVEATRATVQDMQLRMGVTCSPSS, encoded by the coding sequence ATGAAGCGCGCACCGAACCTACGACAAATCGAGGCCCTCAAGGCCGTGATCGAATGTGGTACGGTCAGCCGCGCAGCCGAGATATTGCATATCTCGCAACCGGCGGTGAGCAAGCTGTTGGCGCATTTGGAAGAGGATACGGAACTGGCGCTGTTCGATCGCGTCAAGGGGCGGCTGATCCCTTCAGAACATGGCATGCGGCTCTACAAGGAGATCGACCGTGTCTTCGCCGGCATCAAGCAGATAGAGCGCGCCGTCGACTTGATCCGGCGAGAGGAGCTCGGGCAAATTTCCGTTGGCGTGATGCCCGCCCTGTCCGGCCCGTTCATCAGCCACACCAACAAGCGCTTCCTTGCCAGGCATGGTGATGCCTATATTTCCGTGGTGATCCGCAGTTCACAATTCATCGTTGAATGGCTGCTGTCCAAACAGGTGGATATCGGCCTGATCAACCGCAATACGGATAATCCTTACATCGAATGCGTTCCCTTGCGCGGTGGCGACCTTGTCTGCATTGCACCGGCGGGGCATCGCTTCGCCGCCAAGCAAGAGGTCGAGCCCGCCGATATCGACGGCGAGCCCTATATCGGCTTTGCCGCTGACAACCGCATCCGGCAGAAGATCGAAAGCACGCTTGATGGCTACGGCACCCGCCTGAATTACATCATGGATGCAACACTCGCGCCGGCCGTTTGTGAAATGGTCGCCAATGGTTTGGGGATCGCCATTGTCGACCCGGTGTTCGCCTATGGCCAGCGCGATCAGATCACGATCAGGCCTTTCCGCCCCAACATCGCATCTGATCTCAGCCTCTGCTGGCTTCGCGACACAAAAAACCGCCACCTCGTCGATGCCTATGTGGAGGCGACGCGCGCCACCGTGCAGGATATGCAACTCAGGATGGGCGTGACCTGTTCTCCATCTTCCTGA
- a CDS encoding extracellular solute-binding protein produces MIIGQKINRRNALKLLGAGSATLLAAPYIIRSASAQSSVLNITTYDKFLPQDFIEQFQKESGIEVRIRLTDDQGKQYNLLTAEGANPTTDIVTVAGHRYGQFIDSKLVQALDTAKLRNWSNLNSAYQEAAWARYEGNLWGLPILAGYEGLVRNTDYVPEADSWGIMFDAKYEGLTAYMAGDFMSITMKYLGHDGDFVTYTDKADEAQKAASEARDFLIKHKGMVRKYYDAASEVQQMFINEDIHLAQAWSGPAAKLIMDGVPVKLSVPKEGTYGFCYTLNIVNNAPNAENAYKLFDAILANPEVGAAMTRTSGFSSTISGVDKLLDDRERLASTLPQEELERVTFFSTHNRALKNEIIDRAVAELKAA; encoded by the coding sequence ATGATTATCGGGCAAAAGATCAATCGCAGAAACGCACTCAAGCTGTTGGGAGCCGGCAGCGCAACACTGCTCGCAGCGCCGTACATCATCCGCTCGGCAAGCGCGCAGAGCTCGGTTCTCAACATCACCACATACGACAAGTTCCTGCCGCAGGACTTCATCGAGCAGTTCCAGAAGGAAAGCGGCATCGAGGTGCGCATCCGTCTGACCGACGACCAGGGCAAGCAGTATAATCTGCTCACGGCAGAAGGTGCAAATCCGACGACCGACATCGTGACGGTCGCGGGCCATCGCTATGGCCAGTTCATCGACTCGAAGCTGGTGCAGGCGCTGGACACAGCCAAGTTGCGCAATTGGTCGAACCTCAATTCCGCCTATCAGGAGGCGGCCTGGGCGCGCTACGAAGGCAATCTCTGGGGGCTGCCGATCCTTGCCGGTTACGAAGGCCTGGTCCGCAATACGGACTACGTGCCGGAGGCGGATAGCTGGGGCATCATGTTCGACGCGAAATACGAGGGCCTGACGGCCTATATGGCGGGAGATTTCATGTCGATCACCATGAAGTATCTCGGCCATGATGGCGACTTCGTCACCTACACCGACAAGGCCGACGAAGCCCAGAAGGCGGCCAGCGAGGCGCGTGACTTCCTGATCAAGCACAAGGGTATGGTTCGCAAATATTACGATGCGGCCAGTGAAGTGCAGCAGATGTTCATCAACGAGGACATCCACCTGGCGCAGGCCTGGTCGGGTCCGGCCGCGAAGCTGATCATGGACGGCGTGCCGGTCAAGCTGTCCGTTCCGAAGGAAGGCACCTACGGGTTCTGCTACACGCTGAACATCGTCAACAACGCGCCCAATGCCGAGAACGCCTACAAGCTGTTCGACGCGATCCTGGCGAACCCCGAAGTCGGGGCGGCGATGACGCGCACGTCCGGCTTCAGCTCGACGATCTCGGGTGTCGACAAGCTGCTCGACGACAGGGAGCGGCTGGCATCGACGCTGCCGCAGGAAGAACTCGAGCGCGTCACCTTCTTCAGCACGCATAACCGCGCGCTGAAAAACGAAATCATTGATCGTGCCGTCGCCGAACTGAAGGCGGCTTAA
- a CDS encoding inositol monophosphatase family protein, with the protein MTVEHACPPAFLAFAHEMADAAATVIRPYFRQRLEIDAKADSSPVTEADRLAEMTMRQMIGKRFPDHGVRGEEFGASNADAEWVWVLDPIDGTKSFASGSLAFGTQIALLHQGAPCLGIIDQPITNERWVGRRASPTLFNGVPIRTSDIARLKEAIVYTSALEQFDLNARERFSRLAAGARFTRMSHDCYAAGLLALGCVDVLVESDVFDYDILPQVPIIEGAGGIVTDWEGRPLANTSRYGTVLMAANETLHAEALERLRHGTTPAVP; encoded by the coding sequence ATGACGGTTGAACATGCCTGCCCGCCTGCGTTTCTGGCATTCGCCCACGAAATGGCTGATGCCGCCGCTACCGTTATCCGTCCCTATTTCCGTCAACGGCTCGAGATCGACGCCAAGGCGGATAGCAGCCCTGTCACGGAAGCCGATCGTCTCGCCGAAATGACGATGCGGCAGATGATCGGGAAGCGTTTTCCGGACCACGGCGTTCGTGGCGAGGAGTTTGGTGCTTCCAATGCTGATGCGGAATGGGTCTGGGTGCTCGATCCGATCGACGGCACCAAGTCCTTTGCTTCCGGCTCGCTTGCTTTCGGCACGCAAATCGCGCTGCTGCATCAGGGCGCACCGTGCCTTGGCATCATTGACCAGCCGATCACAAACGAGCGCTGGGTCGGCCGGCGGGCGAGCCCGACGCTTTTCAACGGTGTACCGATCCGAACGAGCGATATCGCCCGCCTCAAGGAAGCGATCGTCTATACATCGGCGCTGGAACAGTTCGATCTCAATGCGAGAGAGCGCTTCTCGCGGTTGGCAGCCGGGGCCCGTTTCACGCGGATGTCGCATGATTGCTACGCTGCCGGCCTGCTGGCGCTTGGTTGCGTTGACGTCCTGGTCGAAAGCGACGTGTTCGACTACGACATCCTTCCGCAGGTACCCATCATCGAAGGAGCGGGTGGCATCGTTACGGACTGGGAGGGTCGACCGTTGGCCAACACCAGCCGGTACGGGACAGTCCTCATGGCAGCGAACGAGACGCTGCACGCCGAAGCGCTCGAGCGGCTGCGGCACGGGACAACCCCTGCAGTGCCCTAG
- a CDS encoding glycine C-acetyltransferase, which produces MNERFLSHFRLELDGLKTAGLYKSERVITSKQAGEIEVASGDRVLNFCANNYLGLADNEELAEAGKQALDRYGYGMASVRFICGTQEEHKALEARISSFLGLEDTILYSSCFDANGGLFETLLGEEDAIISDALNHASIIDGVRLSKAKRFRYANNDMAALEEELKKAEGSRFKLIATDGVFSMDGIIANLGGVCDLADKYGAMVMVDDSHAVGFVGKNGRGSAEHCGVEGRIDIITGTLGKALGGASGGYTSARAEVVDWLRQRSRPYLFSNTLAPVIAAASLKVFDLIDNGDALRERLYANAALFRTEMTKLGFTLAGEGHPIIPVMLGDAALAQEMAARMLKKGVYVIGFSFPVVPKGQARIRTQMSAAHSEQDVRRAIAAFEEVGRDLGVI; this is translated from the coding sequence ATGAACGAACGCTTTCTGTCCCATTTCCGTTTAGAGCTCGATGGCCTGAAGACGGCCGGATTGTACAAGTCGGAGCGTGTGATCACCTCGAAACAGGCGGGTGAGATCGAGGTCGCCTCGGGCGATCGGGTGCTCAACTTCTGCGCCAACAACTATCTCGGCCTTGCCGACAACGAAGAGCTGGCGGAGGCCGGCAAACAGGCGCTCGACCGTTACGGCTACGGCATGGCCTCGGTGCGCTTCATCTGCGGCACGCAGGAGGAGCATAAAGCACTCGAGGCGCGGATTTCGTCCTTCCTCGGCCTGGAAGACACGATCCTCTATTCCTCCTGCTTCGATGCCAATGGCGGCCTGTTCGAGACGCTGCTTGGCGAAGAGGACGCGATCATCTCCGATGCGCTCAACCACGCCTCGATCATCGACGGCGTGCGGCTGTCCAAGGCCAAGCGCTTCCGTTATGCCAACAACGACATGGCGGCGCTGGAAGAAGAGCTGAAGAAGGCCGAGGGCAGCCGCTTCAAGCTGATTGCCACCGACGGCGTCTTTTCGATGGACGGCATCATCGCCAATCTCGGTGGTGTCTGCGATCTCGCCGACAAGTACGGCGCCATGGTCATGGTCGACGACAGCCATGCGGTCGGCTTCGTCGGAAAGAATGGCCGCGGCTCGGCCGAGCATTGCGGCGTCGAGGGCCGGATCGACATCATCACCGGCACGCTCGGCAAGGCGCTCGGCGGTGCCTCGGGCGGTTACACTTCGGCCAGAGCGGAGGTCGTCGACTGGCTCAGGCAGCGCTCGCGGCCCTATCTGTTTTCCAACACGCTGGCGCCGGTGATTGCTGCGGCCTCGCTGAAAGTCTTCGACCTGATCGACAACGGCGATGCCTTGCGCGAGCGGCTCTATGCCAATGCGGCACTGTTCCGCACCGAGATGACCAAGCTCGGCTTCACGCTTGCCGGCGAGGGCCATCCGATCATCCCGGTGATGCTCGGTGATGCCGCACTCGCCCAGGAGATGGCGGCGCGCATGCTGAAAAAGGGCGTCTATGTCATCGGCTTCTCCTTCCCGGTGGTGCCGAAGGGCCAGGCGCGCATCCGCACGCAGATGTCGGCAGCACACAGCGAACAGGACGTCCGCCGGGCGATCGCCGCCTTCGAAGAGGTCGGCCGCGATCTCGGCGTGATCTGA
- a CDS encoding LysR family transcriptional regulator has product MNSHHRIDWEDLRFVLAVAEANSLAAAARALGVNHTTVLRRVGSFEQKLGVRLFDRLPSGYTLTAGGEELLAAARQMAETVTELERRLTGQDLRLEGSLRITTTDTLMASILPSILAAFRQRHPGVLLEVSTSNALANLSHRDADVAIRPAVDSPDALVGRRIANVAFAVYAAPSYLQERGLGSSDEIDFAGERWIGLGDALASTSVSRWMRATLPAPAVLRCDSLVTAREAAAAGIGLTALPCYLGDTTPGLVRIGSPVAAMTRELWLLTHEDLRRTARVSAFTEFAGQALAKHRPLFEGRDPSARPRSENAASP; this is encoded by the coding sequence ATGAACAGCCACCACCGTATCGACTGGGAAGATCTCCGCTTTGTCCTGGCGGTCGCGGAGGCGAACTCCCTCGCCGCTGCGGCCCGCGCGCTCGGCGTCAATCACACCACCGTGCTCAGGCGCGTTGGATCGTTCGAGCAGAAATTGGGGGTCCGGCTGTTCGATCGCCTCCCGTCCGGCTACACGCTCACAGCCGGCGGCGAGGAATTGCTCGCGGCGGCCCGACAGATGGCGGAAACGGTCACCGAACTGGAGCGCCGCCTGACCGGGCAGGACCTGCGGCTGGAAGGCAGCCTGCGGATCACCACCACCGACACACTGATGGCCTCGATCCTGCCGTCGATACTCGCTGCTTTCCGGCAACGCCACCCGGGCGTCCTGCTCGAAGTGAGCACCTCGAATGCACTCGCAAATCTCTCTCATCGCGACGCTGACGTCGCCATTCGCCCCGCGGTCGATTCACCCGATGCGCTCGTGGGCCGCCGGATCGCGAACGTTGCCTTTGCCGTTTATGCGGCGCCCTCATACCTGCAGGAACGCGGCCTGGGATCGTCCGACGAGATCGATTTCGCGGGGGAACGCTGGATTGGCCTCGGCGATGCGCTTGCTTCCACAAGCGTCTCACGATGGATGCGCGCGACGCTGCCCGCGCCGGCGGTGCTGCGCTGCGACTCCCTGGTGACCGCGCGCGAAGCAGCAGCAGCCGGTATCGGCCTTACGGCGCTGCCTTGCTATCTTGGCGATACGACACCGGGCCTGGTGCGCATCGGCTCACCGGTCGCCGCAATGACGCGAGAGCTCTGGCTCCTTACCCACGAGGACCTGCGCCGCACCGCCCGTGTCAGCGCCTTTACAGAGTTTGCAGGCCAGGCGCTCGCGAAACATCGGCCGCTCTTCGAAGGGCGTGATCCCTCCGCGCGCCCACGCTCGGAAAACGCAGCCAGCCCCTAG
- a CDS encoding ABC transporter permease — protein MRAMLLDWPGLALKSFYWLFVLYLFLPLSLMVAVSFKDASFISFPLGNLTIDWYAKVIQDKQFLDACLYTFMIAAATTAIATVIGVWIAMLIGSLRGAAQYVAFAVACLPAVVPGMISAISLRIFITTIDLPTGTVAIILGHVVHAVPFVVVMVLTRLRSMPGNLVDAARDLGADSIVTFFRVTLPYLGPAIFGGMIFCLLLSSDDFVRTFFLGGYRPTLPMLIFARVQSGMSPEINVMATLVLVVTAVVGLYAEYLTRRSRIR, from the coding sequence ATGCGCGCCATGTTACTCGATTGGCCGGGACTGGCCCTCAAGTCCTTCTACTGGCTGTTTGTCTTGTACCTGTTTCTGCCGCTGTCGCTGATGGTTGCGGTCAGCTTCAAGGATGCGAGCTTCATTTCTTTCCCGCTCGGAAACCTGACGATCGATTGGTACGCCAAGGTCATTCAGGACAAGCAGTTCCTGGACGCCTGCCTTTACACCTTCATGATCGCCGCGGCGACGACCGCCATCGCGACGGTGATCGGCGTCTGGATCGCGATGCTGATCGGATCGCTGCGCGGCGCGGCACAATACGTGGCCTTCGCGGTCGCCTGCCTGCCGGCCGTCGTGCCGGGCATGATCTCGGCGATTTCGTTGCGCATCTTCATCACCACCATCGACCTGCCGACCGGCACGGTGGCGATCATTCTCGGTCACGTCGTCCACGCCGTGCCCTTCGTGGTCGTCATGGTGCTGACGCGACTGCGCTCCATGCCGGGCAATCTCGTTGATGCCGCTCGCGATCTCGGTGCGGACAGCATCGTCACATTCTTCCGCGTGACGCTTCCTTACCTCGGGCCGGCCATCTTCGGGGGCATGATCTTCTGCCTCCTGCTGTCGAGCGATGACTTCGTCCGCACCTTCTTCCTCGGCGGCTATCGCCCGACGCTGCCGATGCTGATTTTCGCCCGCGTGCAGTCCGGCATGTCGCCGGAGATCAACGTCATGGCGACGCTGGTCCTGGTCGTGACCGCGGTGGTCGGGCTTTACGCAGAATATCTCACACGTCGTTCGAGGATCCGCTGA
- a CDS encoding NAD/NADP-dependent octopine/nopaline dehydrogenase family protein yields MRVGIAGAGSIAFGTAALLEKLGHKATLWSPSGTGTVALAEGESLKAEGAIEGTFLPAVAESAEDLVHDADAILIALPAYGHRFVLDAIAPHLTAGQVVIFSSHTSFGALYLSSLLAARGITLPIVAWGTTIVSGRKLGPALVQVNTIRKQVDLATVPASESARGHAVCTALFGEHFVDRGSLLAIALSNLNPQNHLGIALGNMSRMERGESWVQAQNVTPNIGRLLETLDRERLAVAEKLQLQVRDIFQHFHLSFHVPVSTISQMNQEMHQAGHNGTGPPTADSRYVTEDVPFGLVVTAQLARLAGCPADLHEAGIRIFSAMYGRDFEGENDLLPELGLDRLDLEGLDALCRSGFPPVAAVDRAEGRI; encoded by the coding sequence ATGCGCGTAGGTATCGCAGGTGCTGGCTCTATTGCCTTCGGCACCGCTGCACTTCTTGAAAAACTGGGACACAAGGCGACGCTCTGGTCACCATCCGGCACGGGGACCGTTGCGCTTGCCGAGGGAGAGAGCCTAAAGGCCGAGGGCGCCATCGAAGGCACGTTCCTTCCGGCCGTTGCCGAAAGTGCGGAAGATCTCGTCCACGATGCCGATGCGATCCTCATCGCTCTGCCGGCCTATGGTCACCGCTTCGTGCTGGACGCAATCGCGCCGCATCTGACCGCCGGACAAGTGGTGATCTTCAGCTCGCACACCTCGTTCGGCGCGCTTTATCTCTCGTCGCTGCTGGCAGCACGCGGCATCACTTTGCCGATCGTTGCCTGGGGCACGACGATCGTCAGCGGCCGGAAGCTCGGCCCTGCGCTGGTGCAGGTGAACACCATCCGCAAGCAGGTCGACCTGGCGACCGTTCCGGCATCGGAAAGTGCGCGCGGCCATGCGGTTTGCACGGCGCTCTTCGGCGAACATTTCGTTGATCGCGGCAGCCTGCTGGCGATCGCGCTTTCAAACCTCAACCCGCAAAACCACCTCGGGATCGCGCTCGGCAACATGTCGCGCATGGAGCGTGGCGAGAGCTGGGTGCAGGCCCAGAACGTCACCCCCAATATCGGCCGTCTTCTGGAGACGCTCGACCGCGAGCGCCTGGCCGTCGCCGAGAAGCTGCAGTTGCAGGTGCGCGATATTTTCCAGCACTTCCACCTGTCGTTCCATGTGCCGGTCAGCACCATCTCGCAGATGAACCAGGAGATGCATCAGGCCGGGCATAACGGCACGGGTCCCCCGACGGCCGATAGCCGCTATGTGACGGAGGATGTCCCCTTCGGCCTGGTCGTCACGGCGCAGCTCGCGCGCCTTGCCGGGTGCCCGGCAGACCTGCACGAGGCCGGCATCCGCATCTTCTCGGCCATGTACGGCCGGGACTTCGAAGGCGAGAACGACCTCCTTCCGGAACTGGGCCTCGATCGGCTGGATCTCGAGGGTCTCGATGCGCTGTGCCGCAGCGGCTTCCCGCCTGTTGCTGCTGTCGATCGAGCCGAAGGACGCATCTGA
- a CDS encoding ABC transporter permease, with translation MAVGTSTADGGIPAYAAQMKYSTGIARVIHSPVYRYTLGAVAEWRYGRILLLAGVPVVWMLMMHIGPIYEMLRISLLSSYPPQPGVEANFTFDNYALFFSEKLYWMPLLRSFIYASIATAVTLIVVYPVAYYVAKVVTTGNRSRALLLLLAPFWAGEIIRIFSVIMLLANRGAVNVLLREIGLTDRPIQMLYTSFSISFGLVYMVCLYMLLPLYSAIEKIPKSLLDASADLGAGPFTRFRRIILPLSRDGIVSGCSLVFLTCMGVFAAPILLGGPTTSMFSETISSFFHGASSRWPAGAAFAMIMLAASLVTVGLFMRVVGGSKQRTF, from the coding sequence ATGGCCGTGGGAACAAGTACAGCGGATGGCGGTATTCCCGCCTATGCCGCTCAAATGAAGTATTCGACAGGCATCGCCCGGGTGATCCACTCTCCGGTCTACCGGTATACGCTGGGCGCCGTTGCCGAGTGGCGATATGGCCGCATCCTTCTATTGGCCGGCGTGCCGGTCGTCTGGATGCTGATGATGCATATCGGCCCAATCTACGAGATGCTGCGCATCAGCCTTCTGTCGAGCTACCCGCCCCAGCCCGGTGTGGAGGCGAATTTCACGTTCGACAACTACGCGCTCTTCTTCAGCGAGAAGCTCTACTGGATGCCGCTGCTGCGTAGCTTTATCTACGCGTCGATCGCAACTGCGGTTACCCTGATCGTGGTCTATCCGGTTGCCTATTACGTTGCCAAGGTGGTGACGACCGGTAACAGGTCGCGGGCGTTGCTGTTGTTGCTGGCGCCCTTCTGGGCCGGCGAAATCATCCGCATCTTCTCCGTCATCATGCTTCTGGCCAATCGTGGTGCGGTCAACGTGCTGTTGCGGGAAATCGGGCTGACCGATCGTCCCATCCAGATGCTCTACACCTCGTTCTCGATCAGCTTCGGCCTGGTCTACATGGTCTGCCTTTACATGCTGCTGCCGCTCTATTCGGCGATCGAGAAGATCCCGAAGTCGCTGCTCGATGCCTCGGCAGATCTTGGGGCAGGGCCGTTCACGCGCTTCCGCCGCATCATCCTGCCGCTTTCGCGCGATGGCATCGTGTCGGGATGCTCGCTGGTCTTCCTCACCTGCATGGGCGTCTTCGCTGCTCCCATTCTTCTGGGCGGGCCGACCACCAGCATGTTCTCCGAAACGATCAGCAGCTTCTTCCACGGCGCCAGCAGCCGCTGGCCGGCGGGTGCCGCCTTCGCAATGATCATGCTTGCGGCATCGCTCGTCACCGTCGGCCTGTTCATGCGGGTCGTCGGCGGATCCAAACAAAGGACATTCTGA